One genomic segment of Stigmatopora argus isolate UIUO_Sarg chromosome 3, RoL_Sarg_1.0, whole genome shotgun sequence includes these proteins:
- the ankrd34c gene encoding ankyrin repeat domain-containing protein 34C: MADILELRTDGNSLLKAVWLRRLRLTRLLLEGGAYINESNERGETPLMVACMSTHGDQQSVSKSKLVKYLLDKQADPNIQDKGGRTALMHACIHQAGHEVVEHLLSNGADPSLEDRGGASALVYAINADEKQTLKLLLDACKAKGKEVIIITTDKSPSGTKTTKQYLNVPPSPELAEKSSPSYCASPSDVDVSASPSEEREEQKTFFSFQTRLKTSCSANKLANGPPSPARRVVGPKRARLPQLKRLQSEPWGLIAPSVLAERAGAHDEGKKAGSSDEDVVAGVNGLTLGKRATLSRQNSVDGKESAFPLVGEQGFKMTSSLSVPPTSKVAYERSLSQHQPLARRSTVPTEQDGAGGTHPCLRDPTHKRRLGTDHYDSDSQLYSDSIRLDSPKVPVERRKLNTSPLALLTSSRESLDSNASTSSPSTVRRRPPGLLERRGSGTLLLDHISQTRPGHLPPLNVNPNPPIPDIGTSSKPSSPLASGFRSLAPVALNTPKRGGFKCKKKLVRRHSMQVEQMKQLSVFEELAHP; the protein is encoded by the coding sequence ATGGCTGACATCCTGGAGCTGCGCACCGACGGCAACTCGCTCCTGAAGGCGGTGTGGCTCCGACGCCTGAGGCTTACCAGACTCCTCCTGGAAGGCGGCGCCTACATCAACGAGAGCAACGAGCGCGGCGAGACGCCGCTCATGGTGGCCTGCATGTCCACGCACGGCGACCAGCAGAGCGTCAGCAAGTCCAAGCTGGTCAAATATTTACTGGACAAACAGGCGGACCCCAACATCCAAGACAAAGGCGGGCGCACGGCCCTCATGCACGCCTGCATCCACCAGGCGGGCCACGAGGTGGTGGAGCACCTGCTGAGCAACGGCGCCGATCCCAGCCTGGAGGACAGGGGCGGGGCCTCTGCGCTGGTTTACGCCATCAACGCCGACGAGAAGCAGACCCTGAAGCTACTCTTGGACGCTTGCAAGGCCAAAGGCAAAGAGGTGATCATCATCACCACCGACAAGTCGCCATCCGGCACCAAGACCACCAAGCAGTACTTGAACGTCCCCCCGTCCCCGGAGCTGGCGGAGAAGTCGTCCCCGTCCTACTGCGCCTCGCCTTCCGACGTCGACGTCTCGGCGTCGCCTAGCGAGGAGCGAGAGGAGCAAAAGACTTTCTTCAGCTTCCAGACCAGGCTGAAGACGTCCTGTTCGGCTAACAAACTAGCCAACGGCCCGCCCTCGCCGGCGAGACGGGTCGTGGGCCCCAAGCGAGCGCGGTTACCCCAGCTCAAGCGCCTGCAGTCGGAGCCCTGGGGGCTGATCGCGCCTTCGGTGCTGGCCGAACGAGCCGGCGCCCACGACGAGGGCAAGAAGGCCGGGTCCTCGGACGAGGACGTGGTGGCCGGCGTGAACGGTCTGACTCTGGGCAAGAGGGCCACCTTGTCCCGACAGAACAGCGTGGACGGCAAGGAGAGCGCCTTCCCGCTGGTGGGTGAGCAAGGCTTCAAAATGACCAGCTCTCTGTCGGTCCCGCCGACCTCCAAGGTCGCCTACGAGAGATCCCTGAGCCAGCACCAGCCCTTGGCGCGACGCAGCACCGTGCCGACCGAGCAGGACGGCGCCGGCGGCACGCACCCTTGCCTCAGAGACCCCACGCATAAGAGACGACTGGGGACCGACCACTACGACTCCGACTCCCAGCTCTACTCCGACTCCATCCGGCTGGACTCCCCCAAGGTTCCGGTGGAGCGCCGAAAACTGAACACCTCCCCCCTGGCCCTGCTAACCAGCTCCAGAGAGTCCCTGGACAGCAACGCCAGCACGTCCTCGCCCAGCACGGTCCGCCGGCGTCCTCCGGGCCTCCTGGAGAGGaggggctccggcaccctgctCCTGGATCACATCTCCCAAACCAGGCCGGGCCATTTGCCACCCCTCAACGTCAACCCCAACCCTCCCATCCCAGATATCGGCACCAGTAGCAAGCCATCCTCGCCTTTGGCTAGCGGTTTCCGATCCTTAGCGCCTGTAGCATTAAACACACCAAAGAGAGGCGGGTTCAAGTGCAAGAAGAAACTTGTGAGGAGACACTCTATGCAAGTGGAACA
- the LOC144070901 gene encoding ubiquitin-conjugating enzyme E2 H-like — translation MSSPSPGKRRMDTDVVKLIESKHEVTILSGLNEFVVKFHGPSETPYEGGVWKVRVDLPDKYPFKSPSIGFMNKIFHPNIDEASGTVCLDVINQMWTALYDLTNIFETFLPQLLSYPNPIDPLNGDAAAMFLHRPEDYKHKIKEYIQKYATEEALKEQEEGGGNSSDESSMSDFSEDEAQDMEL, via the exons ATGTCGTCTCCAAGTCCTGGCAAGAGGCGAATGGACACCGACGTGGTGAAACT CATTGAGAGCAAGCATGAGGTCACCATTTTGAGTGGTCTCAATGAGTTTGTGGTCAAGTTCCACGGACCGTCCGAAA CTCCCTACGAAGGAGGCGTGTGGAAGGTCAGAGTGGATCTTCCCGACAAATACCCCTTTAAGTCCCCATCAATAG GCTTCATGAACAAAATTTTTCATCCCAACATAGATGAAGC GTCAGGGACAGTGTGTTTGGACGTCATCAACCAGATGTGGACGGCACTTTACG ACCTCACCAACATCTTTGAGACCTTCCTACCCCAGCTGCTCtcctaccctaaccctattgACCCTTTAAACGGGGACGCCGCAGCAATGTTTCTTCACCGCCCAGAGGATTACAAACACAAGATCAAAG AATACATCCAAAAGTATGCCACGGAGGAGGCGCtaaaggagcaggaggagggcGGCGGCAACTCCTCCGACGAGAGCTCCATGTCGGACTTTTCTGAGGATGAGGCACAGGACATGGAGTTGTAG